Proteins encoded within one genomic window of Nomia melanderi isolate GNS246 chromosome 8, iyNomMela1, whole genome shotgun sequence:
- the Klp31E gene encoding kinesin-like protein 31E isoform X3, with protein MADDTSVRVAVRIRPQVAREVIDMCRICTQVPPGEPQVFLGPDKAFTYDYVFDTGIGQSTIYETCVGHLVEGALDGYNATVLAYGQTGSGKTYTMGTGFDVEVEEAVVGIIPRAIKHLFDGIAEKQQHARERAQMPPEFKVTAQFLELYNEDLKDLLEPGGPRGGARIHEDTSGNIHLAGVEPRIVTSLEQALDYLRLGALSRTTGSTQMNTQSSRSHAIFTLYIRQQRCIKVEDPDADIDTSGTEPANEFETLTAKFHFVDLAGSERLKRTGATGDRAKEGISINCGLLALGNVISALGDKTKKALHVPYRDSKLTRLLQDSLGGNSQTVMIACVSPSDRDFMETLSTLKYANRARNIKNKVTINQDKSSRTIASLRREIQQLQLELMEYRQGKRVVGEDGVNDAWHENQMLNSELQSLRTRVKALSETVEALTAKNVLLLAEKAAGQWVSATGGNGEVTSLVQGYVQEIEELRARLLEAEAMYQQLKKRQMQVNAANPYGDSGYMFQSDSTSVLSDAKKELQKEIETLTALKEQQVYNTNTANKVGEEGEGDDVEVVQDSASEDDSDDDSDRKEEDEEEAAMGRELEALTSDIDMKQRLIQELELSQRRLQTMKQHYEDKLAQLQARIKDTQEERDKVLHSLQQQPTPPTEKVKKLRDEYEKKLSAMQKEMRLLQTAKKEHARLLKSQSQNENRLRGLRNELAEMKRAKVKLLNKMREEAQRHKENELRRNREIAQLRKESRKNANMIRTLEADKRMKEVVLRRKQEEVTALRKRDRGLSQKVAGRAPPKPINPKTLKQRWQTFERTIAKQALAKQAAAETEREMERLLQEREELGRELEKLQKHRNDITSRRGDPNDIDEEIDNVKSKISYLQDSISECQRDMVEMGDGETEGEPGVEALISTVQTVDEAQYLLQKMLAFTVEQSCVAAQKQLEVRDMESRLNQVAQESDVQHQLLEHVLRDRDLLSLTNSHHNHALNYSPPSSRSSSPDNQVIMGEEKQRNNKVRRRTTQPQELLYGVQANPDNMKTEEQSQNHNHPLTRVPSAPGSLKGLVLTRSQHSNITGGSPTLSRRDSISPRPLRRPLHPGGGSMEQVAHTDVSSPPGSPTTYRRFNSREENVFSRLTASRQPASTDPQPMKGIISQYQGKTSPRAVLQCSHVAEGHSKAVLTICATTDLLFSGSKDRTVKVWDLRTGIENLTLTGHPNNVVAVKYSPVRNLLFSVSSAYVKVWDLRMGNSCVKTLFSSGQAQSGQIALSTQVPMGETAINDLVLSLDEQELYTAASDKVRMWDLRKLTHMGRLSTPHTAAVMCLAVADDGRVIAGSKDHLISLVEPNMSGQSVCLAPPHYDGVQCLTACDSTLFSGSRDMCIKRWDLYKMELVQSLNNAHKDWILGLCMINSGTIMVSGCRGGVLKAWSVPKEQGGECAPIGEVRAHGSAINAVITNQQHVFTASNDGTVRLWSYYKRDARTFQRSNSLKS; from the exons CTGCACAATTTTTGGAGCTGTACAATGAAGATTTGAAAGATTTATTGGAACCAGGTGGGCCAAGAGGTGGTGCTCGCATTCACGAGGATACTTCAGGCAACATTCATTTAGCTGGTGTAGAACCAAGAATTGTGACCAGTCTGGAACAAGCATTAGATTATTTACGTTTGGGAGCATTATCACGCACAACTGGTTCTACTCAAATGAATACTCAATCATCAAGATCACACGCgatatttacattatatataaggCAGCAAAGATGCATCAAGGTTGAAGACCCAGATGCTGACATTGACACAAGTGGAACAGAACCAGCAAATGAGTTTGAAACTCTAActgcaaaatttcattttgtagaTTTAGCTGGGTCAGAAAGACTGAAAAGGACTGGTGCAACAGGAGATAGAGCAAAGGAAGGGATATCCATAAATTGTGGATTG TTGGCCCTAGGCAATGTGATTTCAGCACTGGGTGACAAAACAAAGAAAGCTTTACATGTACCATATAGAGATTCCAAATTGACAAGGCTACTTCAAGATTCACTTGGag GGAATAGTCAGACTGTTATGATAGCTTGTGTATCTCCAAGTGACCGGGATTTTATGGAAACACTGAGTACATTGAAATATGCTAATAGAGcgagaaatataaagaacaaAGTTACAATTAATCAAGATAAGAGTTCAAGGACAATAGCTTCTTTGCGAAGAGAGATACAACAGCTTCAGTTAGAATTGATGGAATATAGGCAAG gtAAAAGAGTTGTTGGCGAAGATGGTGTAAATGATGCTTGGCATGAAAATCAAATGTTGAATAGTGAACTGCAAAGTCTACGTACAAGAGTCAAAGCTCTTTCAGAAACAGTCGAGGCACTAACTGCAAAGAATGTTCTTCTGCTGGCAGAGAAGGCTGCTGGTCAGTGGGTATCGGCAACAGGTGGAAATGGTGAAGTAACGAGTTTAGTACAAGGATATGTACAAGAAATAGAAGAACTAAGGGCGCGTCTCTTAGAAGCGGAAGCGATGTATCAACAATTAAAAAAGCGGCAAATGCAG GTTAATGCAGCAAATCCTTATGGTGACTCTGGATATATGTTTCAAAGTGATTCTACATCAGTATTAAGTGATGCCAAAAAAGAGTTGCAGAAGGAGATTGAAACGTTAACTGCATTAAAAGAGCAACAAGTGTACAATACTAACACTGCCAATAAAGTAGGAGAGGAAGGGGAAGGCGATGATGTAGAAGTTGTACAAGACTCTGCGAGTGAAGATGACTCAGATGACGACTCTGATAGGAAAG aagaagacgaagaggaggCAGCTATGGGTCGTGAGTTGGAGGCTCTAACGTCGGATATAGATATGAAGCAGCGGTTAATCCAGGAGTTAGAACTCTCTCAACGTCGCCTGCAAACCATGAAACAGCATTACGAGGACAAACTTGCGCAGTTACAGGCCCGCATTAAAGATACCCAAGAAGAAAGGGATAAGGTGTTGCACTCTCTACAACAACAGCCAACGCCACCGACAGAGAAAGTGAAGAAACTGCGCGACGAGTATGAGAAGAAGCTGTCCGCAATGCAAAAAGAAATGCGATTGTTACAGACCGCCAAAAAGGAGCACGCGAGATTGCTCAAGAGTCAGTCACAGAATGAGAACAGGTTAAGAGGACTAAGGAATGAACTAGCAGAGATGAAGAGAGCAAAAGTGaagcttttaaataaaatgcgcGAGGAGGCTCAGAGACATAAAGAGAATGAGCTGAGACGCAACAGAGAGATAGCTCAATTACGTAAGGAGAGTAGGAAAAATGCAAATATGATTAGAACACTAGAAGCTGATAAGAGAATGAAAGAAGTGGTGCTCAGGCGTAAACAGGAGGAAGTTACGGCGCTGAGGAAAAGGGACAGAGGACTTAGTCAAAAAGTTGCAGGCAGAGCGCCACCTAAACCGATTAATCCCAAAACGTTAAAACAGAGGTGGCAAACCTTCGAGAGGACTATTGCAAAACAGGCGTTGGCTAAGCAAGCAGCTgcagaaacagagagagaaatgGAGAGGCTTCTTCAGGAACGCGAGGAGCTAGGCAGAGAACTCGAGAAGCTTCAGAAGCACAGGAATGATATAACGAGCAGGAGAGGTGACCCGAATGATATTgacgaagaaattgataatgtaaaaagtaaaattagCTATTTGCAG GATAGCATCTCGGAGTGTCAACGCGATATGGTGGAAATGGGCGATGGAGAAACAGAGGGCGAACCCGGCGTCGAAGCTCTCATATCGACGGTTCAAACAGTGGACGAAgctcaatatttattacaaaaaatgctGGCATTTACCGTGGAGCAGAGTTGCGTAGCTGCTCAGAAGCAACTTGAAGTTCGGGACATGGAATCTCGACTGAATCAGGTCGCGCAAGAAAGCGATGTGCAACATCAGTTACTAGAGCATGTATTGAGAGACAGAGATCTTCTGTCCCTCACGAACAGTCACCACAATCATGCTTTGAATTACAGTCCCCCGAGTTCAAGAAGCTCCTCGCCCGATAA TCAAGTTATAATGGGAGAGGAAAAACAACGTAACAATAAAGTGAGACGAAGAACCACGCAGCCTCAGGAACTTCTTTACGGAGTCCAAGCAAATCCAGACAATATGAAAACAGAGGAACAAAGTCAGAATCATAATCATCCACTTACGAGGGTACCTAGCGCGCCAGGTAGTTTAAA AGGATTGGTATTGACGAGAAGTCAACATAGTAACATAACTGGTGGTTCACCGACCTTAAGTCGACGTGATAGCATATCACCAAGGCCGCTCCGACGACCACTACATCCTGGTGGAGGCTCCAT GGAACAGGTAGCACACACAGATGTGTCATCGCCACCTGGATCACCGACCACCTACCGGCGGTTCAACAGTAGAGAGGAGAATGTTTTCTCCAGGCTGACTGCAAGTAGACAACCTGCCTCGACAGACCCACAGCCTATGAAAGGAATCATTTCTCAATATCAAGGCAAG ACATCGCCACGGGCCGTTTTGCAATGTTCCCACGTAGCAGAGGGGCATAGTAAAGCTGTTTTAACTATATGTGCAACTACAGATTTATTATTCAGCGGATCAAAAG ACCGAACTGTAAAAGTATGGGATTTAAGAACTGGAATTGAAAATCTTACTTTGACTGGTCATCCTAATAACGTTGTTGCCGTGAAGTACTCACCAGTACGGAATTTATTATTCAGCGTATCTTCAGCCTACGTAAAAGTTTGGGACTTAAGAATGGGCAACAGCTGTGTAAAAACTTTGTTCTCCTCTGGTCAAGCTCAAAGCGGGCAAATTGCGTTGTCAACTCAAGTACCGATGGGTGAAACGGCTATCAATGATTTAGTACTTAGTCTAGACGAACAAGAGCTATACACCGCAGCCAGCGATAAAGTTAGGATGTGGGATCTTAGGAAATTAACGCACATGGGAAGATTAAGTACACCGCATACGGCTGCGGTGATGTGCCTGGCTGTCGCGGATGACGGTCGTGTAATAGCTGGTAGCAAGGATCATCTAATATCCCTTGTCGAACCTAACATGTCTGGACAGTCGGTATGTTTGGCGCCACCGCACTACGATGGAGTTCAGTGTTTGACTGCGTGCGATTCGACACTTTTCTCTG GCTCGAGAGACATGTGCATCAAACGATGGGATTTGTATAAAATGGAACTAGTCCAGTCACTGAATAATGCACATAAAGATTGGATTTTGGGATTATGTATGATTAACAGTGGAACTATCATGGTCTCAGGTTGCAGGGGAGGAGTTTTGAAAGCGTGGTCTGTACCAAAGGAACAAGGTGGAGAGTGTGCGCCAATAGGGGAAGTACGGGCGCACGGTTCCGCTATCAATGCTGTGATAACTAATCAACAGCATGTTTTCACTGCGAGCAA TGACGGAACGGTGAGGCTGTGGAGCTACTATAAGAGAGACGCAAGAACTTTCCAGAGAAGCAACTCGTTGAAAAGTTAA
- the Klp31E gene encoding kinesin-like protein 31E isoform X5: MADDTSVRVAVRIRPQVAREVIDMCRICTQVPPGEPQVFLGPDKAFTYDYVFDTGIGQSTIYETCVGHLVEGALDGYNATVLAYGQTGSGKTYTMGTGFDVEVEEAVVGIIPRAIKHLFDGIAEKQQHARERAQMPPEFKVTAQFLELYNEDLKDLLEPGGPRGGARIHEDTSGNIHLAGVEPRIVTSLEQALDYLRLGALSRTTGSTQMNTQSSRSHAIFTLYIRQQRCIKVEDPDADIDTSGTEPANEFETLTAKFHFVDLAGSERLKRTGATGDRAKEGISINCGLLALGNVISALGDKTKKALHVPYRDSKLTRLLQDSLGGNSQTVMIACVSPSDRDFMETLSTLKYANRARNIKNKVTINQDKSSRTIASLRREIQQLQLELMEYRQGKRVVGEDGVNDAWHENQMLNSELQSLRTRVKALSETVEALTAKNVLLLAEKAAGQWVSATGGNGEVTSLVQGYVQEIEELRARLLEAEAMYQQLKKRQMQVNAANPYGDSGYMFQSDSTSVLSDAKKELQKEIETLTALKEQQVYNTNTANKVGEEGEGDDVEVVQDSASEDDSDDDSDRKEEDEEEAAMGRELEALTSDIDMKQRLIQELELSQRRLQTMKQHYEDKLAQLQARIKDTQEERDKVLHSLQQQPTPPTEKVKKLRDEYEKKLSAMQKEMRLLQTAKKEHARLLKSQSQNENRLRGLRNELAEMKRAKVKLLNKMREEAQRHKENELRRNREIAQLRKESRKNANMIRTLEADKRMKEVVLRRKQEEVTALRKRDRGLSQKVAGRAPPKPINPKTLKQRWQTFERTIAKQALAKQAAAETEREMERLLQEREELGRELEKLQKHRNDITSRRGDPNDIDEEIDNVKSKISYLQDSISECQRDMVEMGDGETEGEPGVEALISTVQTVDEAQYLLQKMLAFTVEQSCVAAQKQLEVRDMESRLNQVAQESDVQHQLLEHVLRDRDLLSLTNSHHNHALNYSPPSSRSSSPDNETYSQVIMGEEKQRNNKVRRRTTQPQELLYGVQANPDNMKTEEQSQNHNHPLTRVPSAPGSLKEQVAHTDVSSPPGSPTTYRRFNSREENVFSRLTASRQPASTDPQPMKGIISQYQGKTSPRAVLQCSHVAEGHSKAVLTICATTDLLFSGSKDRTVKVWDLRTGIENLTLTGHPNNVVAVKYSPVRNLLFSVSSAYVKVWDLRMGNSCVKTLFSSGQAQSGQIALSTQVPMGETAINDLVLSLDEQELYTAASDKVRMWDLRKLTHMGRLSTPHTAAVMCLAVADDGRVIAGSKDHLISLVEPNMSGQSVCLAPPHYDGVQCLTACDSTLFSGSRDMCIKRWDLYKMELVQSLNNAHKDWILGLCMINSGTIMVSGCRGGVLKAWSVPKEQGGECAPIGEVRAHGSAINAVITNQQHVFTASNDGTVRLWSYYKRDARTFQRSNSLKS, from the exons CTGCACAATTTTTGGAGCTGTACAATGAAGATTTGAAAGATTTATTGGAACCAGGTGGGCCAAGAGGTGGTGCTCGCATTCACGAGGATACTTCAGGCAACATTCATTTAGCTGGTGTAGAACCAAGAATTGTGACCAGTCTGGAACAAGCATTAGATTATTTACGTTTGGGAGCATTATCACGCACAACTGGTTCTACTCAAATGAATACTCAATCATCAAGATCACACGCgatatttacattatatataaggCAGCAAAGATGCATCAAGGTTGAAGACCCAGATGCTGACATTGACACAAGTGGAACAGAACCAGCAAATGAGTTTGAAACTCTAActgcaaaatttcattttgtagaTTTAGCTGGGTCAGAAAGACTGAAAAGGACTGGTGCAACAGGAGATAGAGCAAAGGAAGGGATATCCATAAATTGTGGATTG TTGGCCCTAGGCAATGTGATTTCAGCACTGGGTGACAAAACAAAGAAAGCTTTACATGTACCATATAGAGATTCCAAATTGACAAGGCTACTTCAAGATTCACTTGGag GGAATAGTCAGACTGTTATGATAGCTTGTGTATCTCCAAGTGACCGGGATTTTATGGAAACACTGAGTACATTGAAATATGCTAATAGAGcgagaaatataaagaacaaAGTTACAATTAATCAAGATAAGAGTTCAAGGACAATAGCTTCTTTGCGAAGAGAGATACAACAGCTTCAGTTAGAATTGATGGAATATAGGCAAG gtAAAAGAGTTGTTGGCGAAGATGGTGTAAATGATGCTTGGCATGAAAATCAAATGTTGAATAGTGAACTGCAAAGTCTACGTACAAGAGTCAAAGCTCTTTCAGAAACAGTCGAGGCACTAACTGCAAAGAATGTTCTTCTGCTGGCAGAGAAGGCTGCTGGTCAGTGGGTATCGGCAACAGGTGGAAATGGTGAAGTAACGAGTTTAGTACAAGGATATGTACAAGAAATAGAAGAACTAAGGGCGCGTCTCTTAGAAGCGGAAGCGATGTATCAACAATTAAAAAAGCGGCAAATGCAG GTTAATGCAGCAAATCCTTATGGTGACTCTGGATATATGTTTCAAAGTGATTCTACATCAGTATTAAGTGATGCCAAAAAAGAGTTGCAGAAGGAGATTGAAACGTTAACTGCATTAAAAGAGCAACAAGTGTACAATACTAACACTGCCAATAAAGTAGGAGAGGAAGGGGAAGGCGATGATGTAGAAGTTGTACAAGACTCTGCGAGTGAAGATGACTCAGATGACGACTCTGATAGGAAAG aagaagacgaagaggaggCAGCTATGGGTCGTGAGTTGGAGGCTCTAACGTCGGATATAGATATGAAGCAGCGGTTAATCCAGGAGTTAGAACTCTCTCAACGTCGCCTGCAAACCATGAAACAGCATTACGAGGACAAACTTGCGCAGTTACAGGCCCGCATTAAAGATACCCAAGAAGAAAGGGATAAGGTGTTGCACTCTCTACAACAACAGCCAACGCCACCGACAGAGAAAGTGAAGAAACTGCGCGACGAGTATGAGAAGAAGCTGTCCGCAATGCAAAAAGAAATGCGATTGTTACAGACCGCCAAAAAGGAGCACGCGAGATTGCTCAAGAGTCAGTCACAGAATGAGAACAGGTTAAGAGGACTAAGGAATGAACTAGCAGAGATGAAGAGAGCAAAAGTGaagcttttaaataaaatgcgcGAGGAGGCTCAGAGACATAAAGAGAATGAGCTGAGACGCAACAGAGAGATAGCTCAATTACGTAAGGAGAGTAGGAAAAATGCAAATATGATTAGAACACTAGAAGCTGATAAGAGAATGAAAGAAGTGGTGCTCAGGCGTAAACAGGAGGAAGTTACGGCGCTGAGGAAAAGGGACAGAGGACTTAGTCAAAAAGTTGCAGGCAGAGCGCCACCTAAACCGATTAATCCCAAAACGTTAAAACAGAGGTGGCAAACCTTCGAGAGGACTATTGCAAAACAGGCGTTGGCTAAGCAAGCAGCTgcagaaacagagagagaaatgGAGAGGCTTCTTCAGGAACGCGAGGAGCTAGGCAGAGAACTCGAGAAGCTTCAGAAGCACAGGAATGATATAACGAGCAGGAGAGGTGACCCGAATGATATTgacgaagaaattgataatgtaaaaagtaaaattagCTATTTGCAG GATAGCATCTCGGAGTGTCAACGCGATATGGTGGAAATGGGCGATGGAGAAACAGAGGGCGAACCCGGCGTCGAAGCTCTCATATCGACGGTTCAAACAGTGGACGAAgctcaatatttattacaaaaaatgctGGCATTTACCGTGGAGCAGAGTTGCGTAGCTGCTCAGAAGCAACTTGAAGTTCGGGACATGGAATCTCGACTGAATCAGGTCGCGCAAGAAAGCGATGTGCAACATCAGTTACTAGAGCATGTATTGAGAGACAGAGATCTTCTGTCCCTCACGAACAGTCACCACAATCATGCTTTGAATTACAGTCCCCCGAGTTCAAGAAGCTCCTCGCCCGATAA TGAAACTTACAGTCAAGTTATAATGGGAGAGGAAAAACAACGTAACAATAAAGTGAGACGAAGAACCACGCAGCCTCAGGAACTTCTTTACGGAGTCCAAGCAAATCCAGACAATATGAAAACAGAGGAACAAAGTCAGAATCATAATCATCCACTTACGAGGGTACCTAGCGCGCCAGGTAGTTTAAA GGAACAGGTAGCACACACAGATGTGTCATCGCCACCTGGATCACCGACCACCTACCGGCGGTTCAACAGTAGAGAGGAGAATGTTTTCTCCAGGCTGACTGCAAGTAGACAACCTGCCTCGACAGACCCACAGCCTATGAAAGGAATCATTTCTCAATATCAAGGCAAG ACATCGCCACGGGCCGTTTTGCAATGTTCCCACGTAGCAGAGGGGCATAGTAAAGCTGTTTTAACTATATGTGCAACTACAGATTTATTATTCAGCGGATCAAAAG ACCGAACTGTAAAAGTATGGGATTTAAGAACTGGAATTGAAAATCTTACTTTGACTGGTCATCCTAATAACGTTGTTGCCGTGAAGTACTCACCAGTACGGAATTTATTATTCAGCGTATCTTCAGCCTACGTAAAAGTTTGGGACTTAAGAATGGGCAACAGCTGTGTAAAAACTTTGTTCTCCTCTGGTCAAGCTCAAAGCGGGCAAATTGCGTTGTCAACTCAAGTACCGATGGGTGAAACGGCTATCAATGATTTAGTACTTAGTCTAGACGAACAAGAGCTATACACCGCAGCCAGCGATAAAGTTAGGATGTGGGATCTTAGGAAATTAACGCACATGGGAAGATTAAGTACACCGCATACGGCTGCGGTGATGTGCCTGGCTGTCGCGGATGACGGTCGTGTAATAGCTGGTAGCAAGGATCATCTAATATCCCTTGTCGAACCTAACATGTCTGGACAGTCGGTATGTTTGGCGCCACCGCACTACGATGGAGTTCAGTGTTTGACTGCGTGCGATTCGACACTTTTCTCTG GCTCGAGAGACATGTGCATCAAACGATGGGATTTGTATAAAATGGAACTAGTCCAGTCACTGAATAATGCACATAAAGATTGGATTTTGGGATTATGTATGATTAACAGTGGAACTATCATGGTCTCAGGTTGCAGGGGAGGAGTTTTGAAAGCGTGGTCTGTACCAAAGGAACAAGGTGGAGAGTGTGCGCCAATAGGGGAAGTACGGGCGCACGGTTCCGCTATCAATGCTGTGATAACTAATCAACAGCATGTTTTCACTGCGAGCAA TGACGGAACGGTGAGGCTGTGGAGCTACTATAAGAGAGACGCAAGAACTTTCCAGAGAAGCAACTCGTTGAAAAGTTAA